The stretch of DNA TCGGTTGCGTCTAGAAGTAGTTTGAAAACCGCCGAGTGGAACATCCGCCGTGGCGGTGATTGTCTCCTCCTCGTTCTCCCTCGCCCTCAATGGGAGAGGGACGGGGTGAGGGTGTTTTGTGATTTTGCCCATAAAATTCTTCGAGCGGCCAGTACTCGATGTCGCCAAAGAGATCATCGGCGCTTCGCTGGTCAGGCGAATTCCCAATGGTAACACAATCTCTTCGATGCTGACCGAGGTCGAAGCCTATGATGGCCCTGAAGACTTGGCCTCTCACGCCTCGAAAGGCCGAACACTGCTCACGAAACAGCAATGTGAATTATGACCAAGGGGTGACGTCATCAATCAAATTGCCGAGAATTCGTCCAAACACGGGGTAATTGACGCTCCGCCCGGCTCTCGGAACGGCCATTCTGTCCGCGTCCTTACGCGCATCGGTACGTCGGACGCGCGTTTGTCAGCGCCGCGCGCTGCGATGCCAAATGCACCCAGCAATAGCTCGATCGTTGCCAAGCCGTGACGGTCGGGCAGGAGGGCAGCATCGATCGCAGTCCGTTCCCGTTTTAGTCTTGTCTGATTTAGAGCTTACTGCCGCAATTGCGCCGGGCGCTCGGCGACGGTGATGTCGAGCTTGAGTTCTTCGCCGTTGCGCAGGACGGTGACTTTCACGGTCGTGCCGACTTTGGTTCGGGCGACGAGGAGGCGGAGCAGGTTCGGGTCTTCGATCGCGTGGTCGTCCCAGGCGGTGACGACGTCGTTTCTTTGCAGGCCGGCCTTGGCGGCGGGCGAGTCGGGAGCTACGCCGGCGACGATTGCCCCGTTGAGCGTTTTCAGGCCCAACCGGCGGGCTAGAGAGGGTGTGATTGGCGCGAGGTTGACGCCCAAGTATCCGCTGACGACAGCATGGCCCGCTTTGAGTTGGTCGTAGGCCGCGTGGGCCGCGTTGCTCGGCAGGGCGAAGCCGATGCCTTGATATGTCGGACCATAAATGGCCGTGTTGATGCCGACAATCTTGCCACCCATGTTGATGAGCGGGCCGCCGCTGTTTCCAGGATTCACTGCAGCGTCGGTCTGCAAGAAATCCTTCGGAGGACCATCGCCCACGTCGTGGCGATTCTTGGCGCTGATGATTCCGAACGTCACGGAGCGATCCAGCCCGAACGGATTGCCGATCGCGAGCACCATCTCGCCGACCTCGACCTGATCGCTATCGCCCCATTCGGCCGCGACGAGATTGTTCGCGGGGATCTTGATCACCGCCAGGTCGGAAGCCGGATCTCGGTTGACGACCTCGGCGTTATCGTAACGGGTGCCGTCGCTGAGCGTAACGGAAACCTCCTGAGCATCCTCCACGACATGGTTGTTGGTGACGATGTACCCATTCGATTCGACGATCACGCCCGAGGCCTCGCCCATTTCAGTTTCCTGGACGCCAAGGCCGCCGAAGAGGCCGCCGCCACTGCGAAGCTGATTTTGCGTCGTGTCGATGTGTACGACGCTCGGGGCGGCCTTCTTGGCCAACAGCACGAAGGCTTTTCCCAGCGAGCCGAACTTTTGGCCAAGGTCTCCGCCGAGCGATTCATCGATCGCCTGCACCTCGCCGCGCATCTTGGAGTATTCGACCCGCTGCAGGTAGTTCGGCAGATACAGAAGCACCAGCAATGCCAACAGCACGCCCAGCAGCATCGGCAACCGGGAAGCAGGACGCGGGGCAGGCTGGAGCGGCGAGGGAGGAGAGGGGAATGTGTCCATGAGAATCGGGGTCGAGTTGGAGGTCGGAGGACGGAGGTCGGCGAGCCGGAAGCGTAAGCGCCCGGAGGTCAGAAGTCAGCAGATTTCAGTTTCCTAGTATATCGTTTTCGCGTTGATCGGCGACACGTTCTGTTGTCGAATGAAGCAGTTACTTCACGTGGTGAAATGCTACTGCATTTTGGATGCCGCATTCGTTCTGCGTTCGATTTTCAAACTCCGGGCGCTTACACTTCCGGCTCGTCAAAATCCGACCTCTGACCTCCGACCTCTGGTGTCTTCCGGTGCCTCCCACTCGCTTTCCCGCCGCCGATTCGGCCGACCCCGAAGGGCTGGTGTTCATCGGCGGTGCGCTCAGCCCGGACTGGCTCTTGGATGCCTATCGGAGCGGGATTTTTCCTTGGCCGATCGTGCCGCGGGTTTCGCGCATGCAGTGGTGGTCTCCCGATCCGCGGGCGATTTTCGAGCTGGATCGGTTCCACGTTTCGCGGCGATTGGAGCGCACTTGCAGCTCGGGGCAATTCGCGGTCACGAGCGATCGTGATTTCGCGGGGGTGCTCGTTGGCTGCGCCACCGCGCAATCGCGCCGCTGGAGCACCTGGCTCAGCGGCGACATGATGGCCGCCTATCAGCGGCTCTTCGAGCTGGGCCATGCCCACAGCGTCGAGGTCTGGAGCGATGGCCAGCTTGCCGGCGGGACGTATGGCGTGACGATCGGCGGGCTCTATGCCGGCGAATCGATGTTCTATCGCGTCCGCGATGCGTCGAAAGTTGCGCTCGTGCAGCTCGTGCGGCATCTCCGAGATCGAGGCTATCGGCTCTTCGACATTCAGCAGCTCACGGCACACACGCAAAGTCTCGGTGCGATCGAGATATCGCGCCGCGAATACCTCGGCCGGCTGGCGGAGGCGTTGCACGCCCAGGCGACGTTTGGCTCTCTCGACCATGGGAGCAAGGAAAAATAGTTGCCATTTGTTTCTGGTTTCGTTAGGCTAATGACTGGGGAAATCAAACGGAGACCCTGAGACCCCCGCCTCGCCTGCCAACACCTGCCTGCCTGAATCTCCGATTTGCCGAATTGACCGCGGCGATCGCGGCCCTTGCTGCGGTCGCCGCGAGCGTGATGAGCGGAAACGCTGAGATCATCGGTCGTTCTGTATCCAACAGTCTGCGTTCCTTGCGAAAGAGACGAGCCGGCTTCGTCGGCCCGGGATCGATTGATTAAGGAGGAATCCACATGCGCATCAGGGCGACGCTCTTTAGGAGGCTATCCGAAAACCGCCTGCGGAGAGGGGGACAGTCCCCTTTTGTTGCGAAGACTCCACAAAAGGGGACAGTCCCCGGCGGTTTTCGGATAGCCTCCAAGGTCTTATTGATCGGCGGCGCGGCATTGATTCCTTCGGTTTTGGCACTATGGAATGCAGCGGCCGATGAAGGGGCGCCGAAGCCAGCCGACAAGCCAGCCGCCGTCGATAGCCCCGGCACGCTAACGAGCATTGCATTCGATCTGGGGGATGCCGGCGATCGGTTAACGCTCGCCGGCCGCGACTCGCGCCGGCAATTGCTCGTGACTGGAACCTATTCGACCGGGCAGGTTCGCGACCTGACCCGCGGCATCAGCTATTCGGTCGAGCCGGCCACGATCGCCAAGGTGGATGGCGCCGGCTTGATTTTGCCGCTCGCGGAAGGAGAAGCCACGATCACAGCTAAGGATGCATCCGGCCCGAGCGCGACCGTGAAGCTGGGCGTCAGCCATTTGGTCAGCGACTTGCCGATCAATTTTCCGAATCAGATCGTCCCCGTATTCACGAAGCTCTCGTGCAACAGCGGCGGGTGCCACGGCAAGGCGAGCGGGCAAAATGGCTTTCGACTTTCGCTCTTGGGCTTCGAGCCGAGTGAGGATTACGACCATCTCGTGAAAGAAGGGCGCGGCCGGCGGCTATTTCCTGCCGCCCCTGAGCGCAGCCTGTTATTGATGAAGGCGACTGGCCAGGTGCCGCACGGTGGCGGCCAGCGGATGGAGAAGGATTCCATTCCGTACCGCCTGATCTATCGCTGGATCGAGCAAGGGCTACCGTTCGGCAAACCGGAGGATCCCAAGGTCAGCCAGATCGAGGTGTTGCCGACGATGCGCACTTTGCCGCCAAAGGGCCAACAGCAGTTGGTCTGCATCGCGCATTACACGGACGGCTCGACAGAGGACGTCACTTCGATGACCCAGTTCGAGCCGAACGACACCGAGATGGCCGAAGTCACTCCGACGGGGTTGGTGAAAGCCCGCGATTTGTCGGGCACGGTGGCAGTGATGGCGCGCTATCAGGGGCAGGTCGCGGTGTTCCGCGCGAGCCTGCCGCTGGGGGCCGTGGTGAAGGATTTGCCTGCGCCGAAGAACTTTATTGATGAACTGGTCTTCCAGCAGCTTACGACGCTCGGCGTTCCGCCCTCAGTCAACTGCGACGATTCGACATTTCTCCGCCGCACTTCGCTGGACATCGCCGGCCGCCTGCCGACCGCCGAGGAGACCGAGAAATTCCTGGCCGACCCTGATCCGGCCAAACGCGAGAAATGGATCGATCGGCTCTTGGAGAGTGAAGCCTACGCGGACTATTTCGCCAACAAATGGAGTTCAATCCTGCGGAACAAGCGGCAGCAGGAGAGCTTTGCCCACGGCACGTATCTCTTCCACGATTGGATTCGCCAAAGCCTCTACGAGAACAAGCCGTACGACCAGTTCGTGCGCGATATTCTGACGGCCTCGGGCGAGATGGGGGAGAATCCGCCGGTGGCCTGGTATCGCTCGGTGCGAGAGACGAACCAGCAAATGGAAGACACGGCCCAACTGTTCCTCGGCCTCCGGATTCAATGCGCCCGTTGCCATCACCATCCGTTCGAAAAATGGAGCCAGCAGGATTACTACGGCTTCGAGGCCTTCTTCTCGCGCGTCGGGCGAAAGAAGGGGATGCAAGTGGGCGAAGAGCGGATTTTCCATCAACGCGGCGTGGCCACGGCCGTCAATCCTCGGAGCGGACAGACGGTGAAACCGGCCGGACTCGGCGCGAAGACGCTCGACCTGAGCGCCGATCAGGATCCTCGCCAAGCGCTGGTGGATTGGATGGCCGACTCCAAAAATCCCTTCTTCGCTCGGGCACTGGCCAACCGTTATTGGAAGCATTTTCTCGGCCGCGGGCTGGTCGAGCCGGAAGACGACATGCGCGTGACCAATCCGGCCACGAACCCGGCCCTGCTCGATGCGCTAGCGAACGATTTCGCCGAGAGCAAGTTCGACCTCAAGCATTTGATCCGCACGATCTGCAACTCGCGCGTCTATCAACTGAGCGCCGAGCCGAACCAGTTCAACGCCGGCGACAAGCAGAGCTACTCGCGCTACTATCCCAAGCGGCTCGAGGCCGAGTCGCTGTTGGACGCCATCGATCAGGTGACTGGGGTGGATGAAAAGTTCAACGGGCTGCCGGCGGGAACTCGTGCGATGCAATTGCCCGACACGGGCTTCAATTCCTATTTCCTTACCGTCTTCGGCCGGCCGGAAGGGGCCAGC from Pirellulales bacterium encodes:
- a CDS encoding DUF1549 and DUF1553 domain-containing protein — protein: MRIRATLFRRLSENRLRRGGQSPFVAKTPQKGTVPGGFRIASKVLLIGGAALIPSVLALWNAAADEGAPKPADKPAAVDSPGTLTSIAFDLGDAGDRLTLAGRDSRRQLLVTGTYSTGQVRDLTRGISYSVEPATIAKVDGAGLILPLAEGEATITAKDASGPSATVKLGVSHLVSDLPINFPNQIVPVFTKLSCNSGGCHGKASGQNGFRLSLLGFEPSEDYDHLVKEGRGRRLFPAAPERSLLLMKATGQVPHGGGQRMEKDSIPYRLIYRWIEQGLPFGKPEDPKVSQIEVLPTMRTLPPKGQQQLVCIAHYTDGSTEDVTSMTQFEPNDTEMAEVTPTGLVKARDLSGTVAVMARYQGQVAVFRASLPLGAVVKDLPAPKNFIDELVFQQLTTLGVPPSVNCDDSTFLRRTSLDIAGRLPTAEETEKFLADPDPAKREKWIDRLLESEAYADYFANKWSSILRNKRQQESFAHGTYLFHDWIRQSLYENKPYDQFVRDILTASGEMGENPPVAWYRSVRETNQQMEDTAQLFLGLRIQCARCHHHPFEKWSQQDYYGFEAFFSRVGRKKGMQVGEERIFHQRGVATAVNPRSGQTVKPAGLGAKTLDLSADQDPRQALVDWMADSKNPFFARALANRYWKHFLGRGLVEPEDDMRVTNPATNPALLDALANDFAESKFDLKHLIRTICNSRVYQLSAEPNQFNAGDKQSYSRYYPKRLEAESLLDAIDQVTGVDEKFNGLPAGTRAMQLPDTGFNSYFLTVFGRPEGASACECERSNEANLAQSLHLLNSAEVQNKLSAASGRAAALAADQQHTHAQKIERLYLQFYSRRPAPEETALAVAHIAKTKNDKAAYEDIVWALINTKEFLFNH
- the aat gene encoding leucyl/phenylalanyl-tRNA--protein transferase — its product is MPPTRFPAADSADPEGLVFIGGALSPDWLLDAYRSGIFPWPIVPRVSRMQWWSPDPRAIFELDRFHVSRRLERTCSSGQFAVTSDRDFAGVLVGCATAQSRRWSTWLSGDMMAAYQRLFELGHAHSVEVWSDGQLAGGTYGVTIGGLYAGESMFYRVRDASKVALVQLVRHLRDRGYRLFDIQQLTAHTQSLGAIEISRREYLGRLAEALHAQATFGSLDHGSKEK
- a CDS encoding trypsin-like peptidase domain-containing protein, with translation MDTFPSPPSPLQPAPRPASRLPMLLGVLLALLVLLYLPNYLQRVEYSKMRGEVQAIDESLGGDLGQKFGSLGKAFVLLAKKAAPSVVHIDTTQNQLRSGGGLFGGLGVQETEMGEASGVIVESNGYIVTNNHVVEDAQEVSVTLSDGTRYDNAEVVNRDPASDLAVIKIPANNLVAAEWGDSDQVEVGEMVLAIGNPFGLDRSVTFGIISAKNRHDVGDGPPKDFLQTDAAVNPGNSGGPLINMGGKIVGINTAIYGPTYQGIGFALPSNAAHAAYDQLKAGHAVVSGYLGVNLAPITPSLARRLGLKTLNGAIVAGVAPDSPAAKAGLQRNDVVTAWDDHAIEDPNLLRLLVARTKVGTTVKVTVLRNGEELKLDITVAERPAQLRQ
- a CDS encoding DNA-3-methyladenine glycosylase, which translates into the protein MILPIKFFERPVLDVAKEIIGASLVRRIPNGNTISSMLTEVEAYDGPEDLASHASKGRTLLTKQQCEL